Proteins encoded together in one Drosophila albomicans strain 15112-1751.03 chromosome 2R, ASM965048v2, whole genome shotgun sequence window:
- the LOC117573389 gene encoding ABC transporter G family member 23 isoform X4, whose amino-acid sequence MTTATNNDGGTQPNSVAVWGAPAAGPRNTQAAVSVRHAFKAYGKKKNANQVLNNLNMTVPKGTIYGLLGASGCGKTTLLSCIVGRRRMDSGEIFVLGGKPGTRGSGVPGKRVGYMPQEIALYGEFSIQETMMYFGWIFGMETKEILERLQFLLNFLDLPSEKRLVKNLSGGQQRRVSFAVALMHDPELLILDEPTVGVDPLLRQSIWNHLVHITKAGQKTVIITTHYIEEARQAHTIGLMRSGHLLAEESPSVLLSMYKCISLEEVFLKLSRIQSQKGDVTHVNFSNNISLHAMAFGSKMDKPSSSQEGGVVGLNFHQSKEMLVNDSNGSIYTLNQEPYSPPPSKRQQNNPNDEESCQDCFADLCKVTSKGKIRALLTKNMLRMWRNVGVMLFIFALPVMQVILFCLAIGRDPQGLNLAIVNNEMNNTDTCYWEDGCHFANLGCRYLNHLNTSVVKTYYTDIEDAKDAVRRGDAWGAVYITENFTDAFTARAALGRDSDDETIEQSEVKVWLDMSNQQIGVMLNRDIQLAYRDFAMGLLGQCGNNPKLGDVPIQFREPIYGTMNPSFTDFVAPGVILTIVFFLAVALTSSALIIERTEGLLDRSWVAGVSPGEILFSHVITQFVVMCGQTALVLIFMLVVFGVTNNGELFWVIVLTLLQGMCGMCFGFLISSVCELERNAIQLALGSFYPTLLLSGVIWPIEGMPVVLRYISLCLPLTLATSSLRSILTRGWAIFESDVYIGYLSTLSWILGFLVLTLLVLRAKRG is encoded by the exons ATGACGACGGCCACAAACAACGATGGCGGCACACAGCCCAATTCGGTGGCTGTTTGGGGCGCACCCGCTGCGGGGCCGCGCAACACACAGGCCGCAGTCTCTGTGCGGCACGCCTTTAAGGCCTAtggcaagaagaagaacgCCAACCAAGTGctcaacaatttgaatatgacAGTGCCCAAGGGCACAAT TTATGGCCTGCTGGGTGCTTCCGGCTGTGGCAAGACTACGCTGCTCTCCTGCATTGTGGGTCGTCGTCGCATGGACTCCGGCGAGATCTTTGTGCTCGGCGGCAAGCCAGGCACTCGAGGATCGGGTGTGCCCGGCAAGCGAGTGGGTTACATGCCCCAGGAGATTGCGCTGTATGGCGAGTTCTCCATTCAGGAGACCATGATGTATTTCGGCTGGATCTTTGGCATGGAGACCAAAGAGATTCTAGAGCGTTTGCAGTTTCTGCTCAACTTTCTCGATCTGCCATCGGAGAAGCGTCTGGTGAAGAATCTCAGCGGTGGTCAACAGCGTCGTGTTAGCTTCGCTGTGGCTCTAATGCATGATCCCGAGCTGTTGATTCTCGATGAGCCAACGGTGGGCGTGGATCCTTTGCTGCGTCAGAGCATCTGGAATCATTTGGTGCACATCACCAAGGCCGGACAGAAGACGGTGATCATTACCACACATTACATCGAGGAAGCCCGTCAAGCACACACT ATTGGTCTGATGCGCTCGGGACATTTGCTGGCCGAGGAATCGCCCAGCGTGCTGCTCTCGATGTACAAGTGCATCAGCCTCGAGGAGGTCTTCTTGAAGCTATCGCGCATCCAAAGCCAAAAGGGCGATGTTACCCACGTCAACTTCAG taacaacatcTCGTTGCATGCCATGGCCTTTGGCAGCAAAATGGATAAGCCAAGCTCCAGTCAGGAGGGCGGCGTCGTCGGTCTCAACTTCCACCAGAGCAAGGAGATGCTTGTCAACGACAGCAATGGCTCCATTTACACA TTGAATCAGGAACCTTATAGTCCGCCACCATCGAAGCGACAACAGAATAATCCCAATGATGAGGAGAGCTGCCAGGATTGCTTTGCCGATCTCTGTAAGGTGACATCGAAGGGCAAAATCCGCGCTCTGCTCACCAAGAATATGCTGCGCATGTGGCGTAATGTGGGCGTGATGCTCTTCATCTTCGCGCTGCCCGTGATGCAGGTCATACTCTTCTGTTTGGCCATTGGCCGTGATCCACAAGGCTTGAATTTGGCTATTGTcaacaatgaaatgaacaaTACG GACACTTGCTACTGGGAGGATGGTTGTCACTTTGCCAACTTGGGTTGTCGTTATCTGAATCATCTGAATACGAGCGTGGTTAAAACATATTATACGGACATAGAGGATGCCAAGGATGCAGTACGTCGAGGCGATGCTTGGGGTGCTGTCTACATCACGGAGAACTTCACGGATGCCTTCACAGCTCGTGCTGCCTTAGGACGCGATTCGGATGATGAGACCATTGAACAATCGGAGGTTAAAGTGTGGCTGGATATGTCCAATCAACAGATTGGCGTCATGCTCAATCGCGACATTCAGCTGGCTTATCGTGACTTTGCCATGGGTCTGTTGGGACAGTGTGGCAACAATCCCAAGCTCGGCGATGTGCCAATTCAATTCCGTGAGCCCATCTATGGCACCATGAATCCATCCTTTACCGACTTTGTGGCACCTGGCGTCATATTGAC CATTGTGTTCTTCTTGGCTGTTGCATTGACGTCATCGGCGCTGATTATCGAACGCACTGAG GGCTTGCTGGATCGTTCTTGGGTTGCTGGTGTCTCACCTGGTGAGATTCTCTTCTCCCATGTCATCACACAGTTTGTGGTCATGTGCGGTCAGACGGCGTTGGTGCTCATCTTCATGCTGGTTGTCTTTGGTGTGACCAACAACGGCGAATTGTTCTGGGTGATTGTATTGACCCTGCTGCAGGGCATGTGCGGCATGTGCTTTGGTTTCCTCATCTCCTCCGTCTGCGAACTGGAACGTAATGCTATTCAGCTGGCGCTGGGCTCCTTCTATCCAACGCTCCTGCTCTCGGGCGTCATTTGGCCCATTGAGGGCATGCCTGTGGTGCTCAG ATACATCTCGCTTTGCCTGCCTTTGACGCTGGCCACATCATCGCTGCGCTCGATTCTGACGCGTGGTTGGGCGATATTCGAGTCCGATGTGTATATTGGTTACCTGAGCACGCTATCCTGGATCCTGGGCTTCCTGGTGCTGACGCTGCTCGTGCTGCGCGCCAAGCGCGGCTAG
- the LOC117573389 gene encoding ABC transporter G family member 23 isoform X5 encodes MLISTISTDSVMTTATNNDGGTQPNSVAVWGAPAAGPRNTQAAVSVRHAFKAYGKKKNANQVLNNLNMTVPKGTIYGLLGASGCGKTTLLSCIVGRRRMDSGEIFVLGGKPGTRGSGVPGKRVGYMPQEIALYGEFSIQETMMYFGWIFGMETKEILERLQFLLNFLDLPSEKRLVKNLSGGQQRRVSFAVALMHDPELLILDEPTVGVDPLLRQSIWNHLVHITKAGQKTVIITTHYIEEARQAHTIGLMRSGHLLAEESPSVLLSMYKCISLEEVFLKLSRIQSQKGDVTHVNFSKMDKPSSSQEGGVVGLNFHQSKEMLVNDSNGSIYTLNQEPYSPPPSKRQQNNPNDEESCQDCFADLCKVTSKGKIRALLTKNMLRMWRNVGVMLFIFALPVMQVILFCLAIGRDPQGLNLAIVNNEMNNTDTCYWEDGCHFANLGCRYLNHLNTSVVKTYYTDIEDAKDAVRRGDAWGAVYITENFTDAFTARAALGRDSDDETIEQSEVKVWLDMSNQQIGVMLNRDIQLAYRDFAMGLLGQCGNNPKLGDVPIQFREPIYGTMNPSFTDFVAPGVILTIVFFLAVALTSSALIIERTEGLLDRSWVAGVSPGEILFSHVITQFVVMCGQTALVLIFMLVVFGVTNNGELFWVIVLTLLQGMCGMCFGFLISSVCELERNAIQLALGSFYPTLLLSGVIWPIEGMPVVLRYISLCLPLTLATSSLRSILTRGWAIFESDVYIGYLSTLSWILGFLVLTLLVLRAKRG; translated from the exons atgctgatATCAAC CATCTCCACAGACTCCGTTATGACGACGGCCACAAACAACGATGGCGGCACACAGCCCAATTCGGTGGCTGTTTGGGGCGCACCCGCTGCGGGGCCGCGCAACACACAGGCCGCAGTCTCTGTGCGGCACGCCTTTAAGGCCTAtggcaagaagaagaacgCCAACCAAGTGctcaacaatttgaatatgacAGTGCCCAAGGGCACAAT TTATGGCCTGCTGGGTGCTTCCGGCTGTGGCAAGACTACGCTGCTCTCCTGCATTGTGGGTCGTCGTCGCATGGACTCCGGCGAGATCTTTGTGCTCGGCGGCAAGCCAGGCACTCGAGGATCGGGTGTGCCCGGCAAGCGAGTGGGTTACATGCCCCAGGAGATTGCGCTGTATGGCGAGTTCTCCATTCAGGAGACCATGATGTATTTCGGCTGGATCTTTGGCATGGAGACCAAAGAGATTCTAGAGCGTTTGCAGTTTCTGCTCAACTTTCTCGATCTGCCATCGGAGAAGCGTCTGGTGAAGAATCTCAGCGGTGGTCAACAGCGTCGTGTTAGCTTCGCTGTGGCTCTAATGCATGATCCCGAGCTGTTGATTCTCGATGAGCCAACGGTGGGCGTGGATCCTTTGCTGCGTCAGAGCATCTGGAATCATTTGGTGCACATCACCAAGGCCGGACAGAAGACGGTGATCATTACCACACATTACATCGAGGAAGCCCGTCAAGCACACACT ATTGGTCTGATGCGCTCGGGACATTTGCTGGCCGAGGAATCGCCCAGCGTGCTGCTCTCGATGTACAAGTGCATCAGCCTCGAGGAGGTCTTCTTGAAGCTATCGCGCATCCAAAGCCAAAAGGGCGATGTTACCCACGTCAACTTCAG CAAAATGGATAAGCCAAGCTCCAGTCAGGAGGGCGGCGTCGTCGGTCTCAACTTCCACCAGAGCAAGGAGATGCTTGTCAACGACAGCAATGGCTCCATTTACACA TTGAATCAGGAACCTTATAGTCCGCCACCATCGAAGCGACAACAGAATAATCCCAATGATGAGGAGAGCTGCCAGGATTGCTTTGCCGATCTCTGTAAGGTGACATCGAAGGGCAAAATCCGCGCTCTGCTCACCAAGAATATGCTGCGCATGTGGCGTAATGTGGGCGTGATGCTCTTCATCTTCGCGCTGCCCGTGATGCAGGTCATACTCTTCTGTTTGGCCATTGGCCGTGATCCACAAGGCTTGAATTTGGCTATTGTcaacaatgaaatgaacaaTACG GACACTTGCTACTGGGAGGATGGTTGTCACTTTGCCAACTTGGGTTGTCGTTATCTGAATCATCTGAATACGAGCGTGGTTAAAACATATTATACGGACATAGAGGATGCCAAGGATGCAGTACGTCGAGGCGATGCTTGGGGTGCTGTCTACATCACGGAGAACTTCACGGATGCCTTCACAGCTCGTGCTGCCTTAGGACGCGATTCGGATGATGAGACCATTGAACAATCGGAGGTTAAAGTGTGGCTGGATATGTCCAATCAACAGATTGGCGTCATGCTCAATCGCGACATTCAGCTGGCTTATCGTGACTTTGCCATGGGTCTGTTGGGACAGTGTGGCAACAATCCCAAGCTCGGCGATGTGCCAATTCAATTCCGTGAGCCCATCTATGGCACCATGAATCCATCCTTTACCGACTTTGTGGCACCTGGCGTCATATTGAC CATTGTGTTCTTCTTGGCTGTTGCATTGACGTCATCGGCGCTGATTATCGAACGCACTGAG GGCTTGCTGGATCGTTCTTGGGTTGCTGGTGTCTCACCTGGTGAGATTCTCTTCTCCCATGTCATCACACAGTTTGTGGTCATGTGCGGTCAGACGGCGTTGGTGCTCATCTTCATGCTGGTTGTCTTTGGTGTGACCAACAACGGCGAATTGTTCTGGGTGATTGTATTGACCCTGCTGCAGGGCATGTGCGGCATGTGCTTTGGTTTCCTCATCTCCTCCGTCTGCGAACTGGAACGTAATGCTATTCAGCTGGCGCTGGGCTCCTTCTATCCAACGCTCCTGCTCTCGGGCGTCATTTGGCCCATTGAGGGCATGCCTGTGGTGCTCAG ATACATCTCGCTTTGCCTGCCTTTGACGCTGGCCACATCATCGCTGCGCTCGATTCTGACGCGTGGTTGGGCGATATTCGAGTCCGATGTGTATATTGGTTACCTGAGCACGCTATCCTGGATCCTGGGCTTCCTGGTGCTGACGCTGCTCGTGCTGCGCGCCAAGCGCGGCTAG
- the LOC117573389 gene encoding ABC transporter G family member 23 isoform X3, with the protein MLISTISTDSVMTTATNNDGGTQPNSVAVWGAPAAGPRNTQAAVSVRHAFKAYGKKKNANQVLNNLNMTVPKGTIYGLLGASGCGKTTLLSCIVGRRRMDSGEIFVLGGKPGTRGSGVPGKRVGYMPQEIALYGEFSIQETMMYFGWIFGMETKEILERLQFLLNFLDLPSEKRLVKNLSGGQQRRVSFAVALMHDPELLILDEPTVGVDPLLRQSIWNHLVHITKAGQKTVIITTHYIEEARQAHTIGLMRSGHLLAEESPSVLLSMYKCISLEEVFLKLSRIQSQKGDVTHVNFSNNISLHAMAFGSKMDKPSSSQEGGVVGLNFHQSKEMLVNDSNGSIYTLNQEPYSPPPSKRQQNNPNDEESCQDCFADLCKVTSKGKIRALLTKNMLRMWRNVGVMLFIFALPVMQVILFCLAIGRDPQGLNLAIVNNEMNNTDTCYWEDGCHFANLGCRYLNHLNTSVVKTYYTDIEDAKDAVRRGDAWGAVYITENFTDAFTARAALGRDSDDETIEQSEVKVWLDMSNQQIGVMLNRDIQLAYRDFAMGLLGQCGNNPKLGDVPIQFREPIYGTMNPSFTDFVAPGVILTIVFFLAVALTSSALIIERTEGLLDRSWVAGVSPGEILFSHVITQFVVMCGQTALVLIFMLVVFGVTNNGELFWVIVLTLLQGMCGMCFGFLISSVCELERNAIQLALGSFYPTLLLSGVIWPIEGMPVVLRYISLCLPLTLATSSLRSILTRGWAIFESDVYIGYLSTLSWILGFLVLTLLVLRAKRG; encoded by the exons atgctgatATCAAC CATCTCCACAGACTCCGTTATGACGACGGCCACAAACAACGATGGCGGCACACAGCCCAATTCGGTGGCTGTTTGGGGCGCACCCGCTGCGGGGCCGCGCAACACACAGGCCGCAGTCTCTGTGCGGCACGCCTTTAAGGCCTAtggcaagaagaagaacgCCAACCAAGTGctcaacaatttgaatatgacAGTGCCCAAGGGCACAAT TTATGGCCTGCTGGGTGCTTCCGGCTGTGGCAAGACTACGCTGCTCTCCTGCATTGTGGGTCGTCGTCGCATGGACTCCGGCGAGATCTTTGTGCTCGGCGGCAAGCCAGGCACTCGAGGATCGGGTGTGCCCGGCAAGCGAGTGGGTTACATGCCCCAGGAGATTGCGCTGTATGGCGAGTTCTCCATTCAGGAGACCATGATGTATTTCGGCTGGATCTTTGGCATGGAGACCAAAGAGATTCTAGAGCGTTTGCAGTTTCTGCTCAACTTTCTCGATCTGCCATCGGAGAAGCGTCTGGTGAAGAATCTCAGCGGTGGTCAACAGCGTCGTGTTAGCTTCGCTGTGGCTCTAATGCATGATCCCGAGCTGTTGATTCTCGATGAGCCAACGGTGGGCGTGGATCCTTTGCTGCGTCAGAGCATCTGGAATCATTTGGTGCACATCACCAAGGCCGGACAGAAGACGGTGATCATTACCACACATTACATCGAGGAAGCCCGTCAAGCACACACT ATTGGTCTGATGCGCTCGGGACATTTGCTGGCCGAGGAATCGCCCAGCGTGCTGCTCTCGATGTACAAGTGCATCAGCCTCGAGGAGGTCTTCTTGAAGCTATCGCGCATCCAAAGCCAAAAGGGCGATGTTACCCACGTCAACTTCAG taacaacatcTCGTTGCATGCCATGGCCTTTGGCAGCAAAATGGATAAGCCAAGCTCCAGTCAGGAGGGCGGCGTCGTCGGTCTCAACTTCCACCAGAGCAAGGAGATGCTTGTCAACGACAGCAATGGCTCCATTTACACA TTGAATCAGGAACCTTATAGTCCGCCACCATCGAAGCGACAACAGAATAATCCCAATGATGAGGAGAGCTGCCAGGATTGCTTTGCCGATCTCTGTAAGGTGACATCGAAGGGCAAAATCCGCGCTCTGCTCACCAAGAATATGCTGCGCATGTGGCGTAATGTGGGCGTGATGCTCTTCATCTTCGCGCTGCCCGTGATGCAGGTCATACTCTTCTGTTTGGCCATTGGCCGTGATCCACAAGGCTTGAATTTGGCTATTGTcaacaatgaaatgaacaaTACG GACACTTGCTACTGGGAGGATGGTTGTCACTTTGCCAACTTGGGTTGTCGTTATCTGAATCATCTGAATACGAGCGTGGTTAAAACATATTATACGGACATAGAGGATGCCAAGGATGCAGTACGTCGAGGCGATGCTTGGGGTGCTGTCTACATCACGGAGAACTTCACGGATGCCTTCACAGCTCGTGCTGCCTTAGGACGCGATTCGGATGATGAGACCATTGAACAATCGGAGGTTAAAGTGTGGCTGGATATGTCCAATCAACAGATTGGCGTCATGCTCAATCGCGACATTCAGCTGGCTTATCGTGACTTTGCCATGGGTCTGTTGGGACAGTGTGGCAACAATCCCAAGCTCGGCGATGTGCCAATTCAATTCCGTGAGCCCATCTATGGCACCATGAATCCATCCTTTACCGACTTTGTGGCACCTGGCGTCATATTGAC CATTGTGTTCTTCTTGGCTGTTGCATTGACGTCATCGGCGCTGATTATCGAACGCACTGAG GGCTTGCTGGATCGTTCTTGGGTTGCTGGTGTCTCACCTGGTGAGATTCTCTTCTCCCATGTCATCACACAGTTTGTGGTCATGTGCGGTCAGACGGCGTTGGTGCTCATCTTCATGCTGGTTGTCTTTGGTGTGACCAACAACGGCGAATTGTTCTGGGTGATTGTATTGACCCTGCTGCAGGGCATGTGCGGCATGTGCTTTGGTTTCCTCATCTCCTCCGTCTGCGAACTGGAACGTAATGCTATTCAGCTGGCGCTGGGCTCCTTCTATCCAACGCTCCTGCTCTCGGGCGTCATTTGGCCCATTGAGGGCATGCCTGTGGTGCTCAG ATACATCTCGCTTTGCCTGCCTTTGACGCTGGCCACATCATCGCTGCGCTCGATTCTGACGCGTGGTTGGGCGATATTCGAGTCCGATGTGTATATTGGTTACCTGAGCACGCTATCCTGGATCCTGGGCTTCCTGGTGCTGACGCTGCTCGTGCTGCGCGCCAAGCGCGGCTAG
- the LOC117573389 gene encoding ABC transporter G family member 23 isoform X2: protein MAPKKESTLSQQQQQQQQQQQQNGQSNGQAQPAMDLERIKRHFSWSDSSAIISTDSVMTTATNNDGGTQPNSVAVWGAPAAGPRNTQAAVSVRHAFKAYGKKKNANQVLNNLNMTVPKGTIYGLLGASGCGKTTLLSCIVGRRRMDSGEIFVLGGKPGTRGSGVPGKRVGYMPQEIALYGEFSIQETMMYFGWIFGMETKEILERLQFLLNFLDLPSEKRLVKNLSGGQQRRVSFAVALMHDPELLILDEPTVGVDPLLRQSIWNHLVHITKAGQKTVIITTHYIEEARQAHTIGLMRSGHLLAEESPSVLLSMYKCISLEEVFLKLSRIQSQKGDVTHVNFSKMDKPSSSQEGGVVGLNFHQSKEMLVNDSNGSIYTLNQEPYSPPPSKRQQNNPNDEESCQDCFADLCKVTSKGKIRALLTKNMLRMWRNVGVMLFIFALPVMQVILFCLAIGRDPQGLNLAIVNNEMNNTDTCYWEDGCHFANLGCRYLNHLNTSVVKTYYTDIEDAKDAVRRGDAWGAVYITENFTDAFTARAALGRDSDDETIEQSEVKVWLDMSNQQIGVMLNRDIQLAYRDFAMGLLGQCGNNPKLGDVPIQFREPIYGTMNPSFTDFVAPGVILTIVFFLAVALTSSALIIERTEGLLDRSWVAGVSPGEILFSHVITQFVVMCGQTALVLIFMLVVFGVTNNGELFWVIVLTLLQGMCGMCFGFLISSVCELERNAIQLALGSFYPTLLLSGVIWPIEGMPVVLRYISLCLPLTLATSSLRSILTRGWAIFESDVYIGYLSTLSWILGFLVLTLLVLRAKRG, encoded by the exons CATCTCCACAGACTCCGTTATGACGACGGCCACAAACAACGATGGCGGCACACAGCCCAATTCGGTGGCTGTTTGGGGCGCACCCGCTGCGGGGCCGCGCAACACACAGGCCGCAGTCTCTGTGCGGCACGCCTTTAAGGCCTAtggcaagaagaagaacgCCAACCAAGTGctcaacaatttgaatatgacAGTGCCCAAGGGCACAAT TTATGGCCTGCTGGGTGCTTCCGGCTGTGGCAAGACTACGCTGCTCTCCTGCATTGTGGGTCGTCGTCGCATGGACTCCGGCGAGATCTTTGTGCTCGGCGGCAAGCCAGGCACTCGAGGATCGGGTGTGCCCGGCAAGCGAGTGGGTTACATGCCCCAGGAGATTGCGCTGTATGGCGAGTTCTCCATTCAGGAGACCATGATGTATTTCGGCTGGATCTTTGGCATGGAGACCAAAGAGATTCTAGAGCGTTTGCAGTTTCTGCTCAACTTTCTCGATCTGCCATCGGAGAAGCGTCTGGTGAAGAATCTCAGCGGTGGTCAACAGCGTCGTGTTAGCTTCGCTGTGGCTCTAATGCATGATCCCGAGCTGTTGATTCTCGATGAGCCAACGGTGGGCGTGGATCCTTTGCTGCGTCAGAGCATCTGGAATCATTTGGTGCACATCACCAAGGCCGGACAGAAGACGGTGATCATTACCACACATTACATCGAGGAAGCCCGTCAAGCACACACT ATTGGTCTGATGCGCTCGGGACATTTGCTGGCCGAGGAATCGCCCAGCGTGCTGCTCTCGATGTACAAGTGCATCAGCCTCGAGGAGGTCTTCTTGAAGCTATCGCGCATCCAAAGCCAAAAGGGCGATGTTACCCACGTCAACTTCAG CAAAATGGATAAGCCAAGCTCCAGTCAGGAGGGCGGCGTCGTCGGTCTCAACTTCCACCAGAGCAAGGAGATGCTTGTCAACGACAGCAATGGCTCCATTTACACA TTGAATCAGGAACCTTATAGTCCGCCACCATCGAAGCGACAACAGAATAATCCCAATGATGAGGAGAGCTGCCAGGATTGCTTTGCCGATCTCTGTAAGGTGACATCGAAGGGCAAAATCCGCGCTCTGCTCACCAAGAATATGCTGCGCATGTGGCGTAATGTGGGCGTGATGCTCTTCATCTTCGCGCTGCCCGTGATGCAGGTCATACTCTTCTGTTTGGCCATTGGCCGTGATCCACAAGGCTTGAATTTGGCTATTGTcaacaatgaaatgaacaaTACG GACACTTGCTACTGGGAGGATGGTTGTCACTTTGCCAACTTGGGTTGTCGTTATCTGAATCATCTGAATACGAGCGTGGTTAAAACATATTATACGGACATAGAGGATGCCAAGGATGCAGTACGTCGAGGCGATGCTTGGGGTGCTGTCTACATCACGGAGAACTTCACGGATGCCTTCACAGCTCGTGCTGCCTTAGGACGCGATTCGGATGATGAGACCATTGAACAATCGGAGGTTAAAGTGTGGCTGGATATGTCCAATCAACAGATTGGCGTCATGCTCAATCGCGACATTCAGCTGGCTTATCGTGACTTTGCCATGGGTCTGTTGGGACAGTGTGGCAACAATCCCAAGCTCGGCGATGTGCCAATTCAATTCCGTGAGCCCATCTATGGCACCATGAATCCATCCTTTACCGACTTTGTGGCACCTGGCGTCATATTGAC CATTGTGTTCTTCTTGGCTGTTGCATTGACGTCATCGGCGCTGATTATCGAACGCACTGAG GGCTTGCTGGATCGTTCTTGGGTTGCTGGTGTCTCACCTGGTGAGATTCTCTTCTCCCATGTCATCACACAGTTTGTGGTCATGTGCGGTCAGACGGCGTTGGTGCTCATCTTCATGCTGGTTGTCTTTGGTGTGACCAACAACGGCGAATTGTTCTGGGTGATTGTATTGACCCTGCTGCAGGGCATGTGCGGCATGTGCTTTGGTTTCCTCATCTCCTCCGTCTGCGAACTGGAACGTAATGCTATTCAGCTGGCGCTGGGCTCCTTCTATCCAACGCTCCTGCTCTCGGGCGTCATTTGGCCCATTGAGGGCATGCCTGTGGTGCTCAG ATACATCTCGCTTTGCCTGCCTTTGACGCTGGCCACATCATCGCTGCGCTCGATTCTGACGCGTGGTTGGGCGATATTCGAGTCCGATGTGTATATTGGTTACCTGAGCACGCTATCCTGGATCCTGGGCTTCCTGGTGCTGACGCTGCTCGTGCTGCGCGCCAAGCGCGGCTAG